The following are from one region of the Dehalococcoidales bacterium genome:
- the pstB gene encoding phosphate ABC transporter ATP-binding protein PstB — MTEANIIEVNGLKMWYTNFQALKDISLTVTRQQVTAFIGPSGCGKSTLLRCFNRMNDLIPGARVDGKILFDNQDIYAPGVDPTEIRSHIGMVFQKPNPFPKSIFDNVAFGLRTNGYQGSLAEAVESSLKRAALWDEVKDRLNKSALALSGGQQQRLCIARAIAIEPEVILMDEPCSALDPVATLKIEDLMRNLTEDYTIIIVTHNMQQAARVSDSTAFMTMDTDRAGVLVEYGPTSELFANPRDKRTEDYITGRFG, encoded by the coding sequence GTGACGGAAGCGAATATAATAGAGGTGAACGGCCTGAAAATGTGGTACACCAATTTTCAGGCACTGAAAGATATCAGCCTGACGGTAACCCGGCAACAGGTAACCGCCTTCATCGGTCCTTCCGGCTGCGGCAAGAGTACTCTTCTGCGCTGTTTCAACCGGATGAATGACCTCATCCCGGGAGCGCGAGTAGACGGGAAAATACTTTTTGACAACCAGGATATCTATGCTCCGGGTGTAGACCCCACCGAGATACGCTCCCATATCGGCATGGTATTTCAGAAACCTAATCCCTTCCCCAAGTCTATCTTCGATAATGTCGCCTTCGGACTGCGCACCAACGGTTACCAGGGCAGCCTGGCCGAGGCGGTGGAGTCTTCGCTTAAGCGGGCGGCACTGTGGGACGAGGTAAAAGACCGACTGAACAAAAGCGCCCTGGCCCTCTCCGGCGGTCAGCAGCAGCGGTTGTGCATCGCCCGGGCTATCGCCATCGAGCCGGAGGTCATCCTGATGGACGAACCCTGCAGCGCTCTTGACCCGGTGGCCACCCTCAAGATTGAGGATTTGATGAGAAACTTGACGGAAGACTATACAATCATTATAGTAACCCATAATATGCAGCAGGCGGCCAGGGTATCAGATTCCACCGCCTTTATGACCATGGATACAGACCGGGCGGGGGTACTGGTGGAGTACGGACCAACGTCTGAACTTTTCGCCAATCCCAGGGATAAACGTACGGAAGACTATATTACCGGGCGCTTCGGTTAG
- the phoU gene encoding phosphate signaling complex protein PhoU, which yields MEIRTVFHKKLREIQDDVLAMGSMVEKAIIRSIEALKDRDLEKAREIITDDRKINRKRFDIEEKCIQLIATQQPMAGDLRAIICVLNIITEIERIGDYAEGIAKIVILIGDEPPLKPLIDIPRMAEKANSMLRRSLEALINRDADTARQIASEDDEVDNLYNQVFRELLTFMIEDPKTITRATRLIWVAHNLERSADRVTNICERVVYLATGKMEEIGASNY from the coding sequence ATGGAAATAAGGACGGTCTTTCATAAGAAGCTGCGGGAAATCCAGGATGATGTTCTTGCCATGGGGAGCATGGTAGAAAAAGCTATCATCCGTTCCATTGAAGCCCTGAAAGATAGAGACCTGGAAAAGGCTCGCGAGATAATAACCGACGACCGGAAGATAAACAGGAAGCGGTTTGATATAGAGGAGAAGTGTATCCAGCTTATAGCCACCCAGCAGCCCATGGCCGGTGACCTGCGCGCCATTATCTGCGTCCTGAATATAATTACCGAGATAGAACGAATCGGTGATTACGCTGAGGGTATCGCCAAGATTGTAATCTTGATTGGGGATGAGCCTCCTCTCAAGCCGCTGATTGACATACCCCGTATGGCGGAAAAAGCCAATAGTATGCTGCGCCGGAGCCTGGAAGCCCTGATTAACCGCGATGCTGATACCGCCAGGCAAATTGCCTCTGAGGATGATGAAGTGGATAACCTTTACAATCAAGTCTTCAGAGAGCTTCTTACTTTCATGATAGAAGACCCCAAGACCATCACCAGAGCCACCCGGCTTATCTGGGTGGCGCACAACCTGGAGCGCAGTGCGGACAGAGTAACCAACATCTGTGAACGGGTCGTTTATCTGGCAACCGGGAAGATGGAGGAGATTGGAGCGTCGAACTACTGA
- a CDS encoding ATP-binding protein: MKPLRVLIVEDSEQDAALLIMELQKAGYSPVYKRVDTASEMSDALDTEAWDIIISDHSMPSFSSLDALRLSHEKGLDLPFIIVSGQIGEDTAVETMRAGAHDYIMKDNLKRLGPAIERELEESANRRKRRKAEEELRAREEELRLAKKIEALKDEFIGMVSHELKTPLTVIIGALKVAATDGVTIEEARDLIHNAAANAEALAAMVDNLLELSRYQSDRLNLQPKQTQVKPVIQSIIQKFENVSEVHHLTVDFPAELPAAMIDPIRIERVLHNLVENAIKYSPDGGEVRIFGSQRDTQLLIGVSDQGIGISPEDQTRLFQSFQRLDVQNKYDIAGVGLGLKVCHILVEAHGGHIWVESTPGKGSTFCLTLPISDDKQ, from the coding sequence ATGAAGCCGCTGAGAGTACTTATCGTTGAGGATTCGGAGCAGGATGCAGCCCTTCTCATAATGGAATTGCAGAAAGCCGGCTATTCCCCGGTCTACAAGCGAGTGGATACAGCCAGTGAGATGAGCGACGCCCTGGATACCGAAGCGTGGGACATCATAATCAGCGACCATTCCATGCCAAGCTTCAGCAGCCTGGATGCTCTGCGGCTATCGCATGAAAAGGGGCTCGACCTGCCTTTCATTATCGTATCCGGGCAAATCGGTGAGGACACAGCCGTTGAAACGATGAGGGCGGGCGCCCATGACTATATAATGAAGGATAACCTCAAACGCCTGGGCCCGGCAATCGAAAGGGAGCTTGAAGAATCAGCCAACCGCCGCAAGCGCAGAAAAGCGGAGGAGGAGCTTAGAGCCAGAGAAGAAGAACTCCGCCTGGCGAAAAAGATTGAAGCTCTCAAGGACGAGTTCATCGGCATGGTGTCCCATGAGCTTAAAACACCGCTTACGGTCATCATCGGTGCGCTGAAAGTCGCTGCAACTGATGGTGTGACCATCGAAGAGGCGAGAGATCTCATCCATAACGCCGCCGCCAATGCTGAAGCTTTAGCCGCCATGGTTGATAATCTGCTGGAGCTGTCACGCTATCAATCGGACCGCCTGAACCTGCAGCCGAAGCAGACCCAGGTCAAGCCCGTAATACAGTCCATTATCCAGAAGTTTGAAAATGTATCTGAGGTACACCACCTTACCGTTGATTTTCCTGCTGAGCTGCCGGCGGCAATGATTGACCCTATCCGGATAGAGAGAGTGCTCCATAACCTGGTGGAGAATGCAATAAAGTACTCTCCGGATGGGGGAGAGGTCAGAATATTCGGCTCTCAGCGGGACACTCAACTGCTTATCGGAGTGAGCGACCAGGGAATAGGGATTTCACCCGAGGACCAGACCAGACTTTTCCAGAGTTTCCAGCGGCTGGACGTACAGAACAAGTATGACATAGCCGGCGTGGGTCTTGGTTTAAAAGTCTGCCATATTCTGGTGGAAGCTCACGGAGGTCATATCTGGGTGGAGTCTACACCCGGCAAAGGGTCAACCTTCTGCCTGACACTACCCATCTCAGATGACAAACAGTAG
- a CDS encoding response regulator, whose amino-acid sequence MENKRILLVEDNPKDVELTKRALLQSNISNGLMVVEDGVEALKYFFGEDGKSGCAFEDLPVVVLLDLKLPRVDGLEVLRRLRASEKTKLMPVVVLTSSNEEKDIVASYDLGANSFVRKPVKFSEFAEAIRHLGLYWLILNQPAPNGARK is encoded by the coding sequence TTGGAAAACAAGAGGATACTTCTGGTAGAGGATAATCCCAAAGATGTGGAGCTTACCAAACGGGCGCTCCTGCAGTCAAACATCAGCAATGGACTGATGGTTGTTGAGGACGGAGTTGAGGCGCTGAAGTATTTCTTTGGCGAAGATGGCAAGAGCGGCTGCGCCTTCGAGGACCTGCCGGTGGTGGTGTTGCTCGACCTGAAGCTGCCCAGGGTTGACGGGCTTGAAGTGCTGCGCCGCCTGCGCGCCAGTGAAAAGACGAAACTGATGCCGGTAGTAGTACTTACCTCTTCAAACGAGGAAAAGGATATAGTCGCCAGCTATGACCTTGGCGCCAACAGCTTTGTACGCAAACCGGTTAAATTCTCCGAGTTCGCTGAAGCTATTAGACACCTGGGGCTGTACTGGCTTATACTTAACCAGCCGGCGCCAAACGGTGCAAGGAAATAA
- a CDS encoding PAS domain S-box protein, with translation MDNMYSDKRKSGISLIGDVPWGTSFCHFSQTDKELLNVLVPYFKAGLEGNEYCIWVTSGTLDCEAARKALEKAVPRFKEYLEKQQIEIIPYSQWHAANKNPGETIILRHDNAISRGFDGLRLAADALSEKKGGKTSRSYPEVDTIGRYSVIAVFTYPRDEFDAAGLMEIMKNYRFALVRNAGKLEVIESSEARIAREALRITEEKLNSIFRHMAEGFAYHRIVLDSSGNPCDYVFLEVNDAFEKLTGLKAKTIIGRRVTEVLPGIEKDPTDWIGKFGQVALTGKPMSFESYAEPLGKWYSVSAFSPHKGFFGVTFSDVTNRKKTEDDLLKTKAEWERTFDSVPDLISILDDKHTIIRANKAMADRLGLTPEKCVGLHCYEVVHGATCPPEFCPHSRTCGDLREHMSEVHEPRLGGDFLVSTTPLFDDQGKLVGSTHVARDITERKQAERALRESEERLKRSEELAHLGSWELDIVTNTLIWSDEVYRIFGLQPQEFGATYEEFLQAVHPDDRAAVDEAYSSSLRESRDTYEVDHRIIRKYSGEIRYVSEKCEHTRDESGKIIRSIGMVHDITERKLAEEEVRKRTAELEASNRELEAFSYSVSHDLRAPLRSMEGFSNALLEDYADKLDDRGRQYLKYVQESSDLMAQLIDDLLKLSRVTRSDMNYERVKLSEMAQKVLAQLEKSEPDREMILNIAPDITAYGDRNLLRLVLENLLGNAWKFSGKVSSPCIEMGTTEQNGKRAYFIRDNGVGFDMEYADKLFKPFQRLHKSTEFAGTGIGLATVQRIINRHGGKVWADSKVGEGTTFYFTLG, from the coding sequence GGGCATTTCCTTAATCGGGGACGTTCCCTGGGGTACCAGCTTCTGCCATTTCTCTCAAACGGATAAGGAACTGCTGAATGTCCTGGTACCTTATTTCAAGGCCGGACTGGAGGGTAACGAGTATTGTATCTGGGTTACCTCCGGCACCCTGGACTGTGAAGCTGCCCGCAAAGCACTGGAAAAAGCCGTCCCCCGATTCAAGGAGTACCTGGAAAAGCAGCAGATTGAGATAATACCTTACAGCCAGTGGCATGCTGCGAATAAAAACCCGGGGGAAACGATCATCTTAAGGCACGATAATGCCATCTCTCGCGGCTTTGACGGCCTCCGGCTCGCCGCCGATGCCCTCTCCGAAAAGAAGGGCGGCAAGACTTCCCGTTCTTACCCGGAGGTCGATACCATCGGCAGATACAGCGTGATTGCCGTCTTCACTTACCCGCGCGACGAGTTCGATGCTGCGGGGCTTATGGAGATAATGAAGAATTACCGGTTCGCGCTGGTGCGCAACGCCGGTAAACTGGAGGTCATTGAGAGTTCAGAGGCCAGGATAGCCAGAGAAGCCCTCAGGATAACTGAAGAGAAGCTGAATTCCATCTTCCGCCATATGGCGGAAGGGTTTGCCTACCACCGGATAGTGCTGGACAGCAGTGGAAACCCCTGCGACTACGTGTTTCTTGAGGTTAATGACGCCTTCGAGAAACTTACCGGACTTAAAGCGAAAACCATCATCGGGAGAAGGGTAACGGAAGTTCTTCCTGGCATCGAAAAAGACCCCACGGACTGGATAGGCAAGTTCGGCCAGGTGGCACTGACGGGAAAGCCCATGAGCTTCGAGAGCTATGCGGAGCCATTAGGGAAGTGGTATTCCGTTTCCGCCTTTAGCCCCCACAAAGGGTTTTTCGGTGTAACCTTCAGCGACGTCACGAACCGGAAGAAAACTGAAGACGACCTGCTAAAAACGAAAGCGGAATGGGAGCGAACCTTCGACAGTGTCCCGGACCTCATCTCCATTCTGGACGACAAGCATACAATCATACGGGCTAATAAAGCGATGGCAGACCGCCTGGGGCTGACACCGGAGAAATGCGTGGGGCTGCATTGCTACGAGGTCGTCCACGGGGCAACGTGTCCGCCGGAGTTCTGCCCGCATTCCCGGACCTGCGGGGACCTCCGGGAGCATATGAGCGAAGTACATGAACCGCGCCTCGGCGGCGACTTCCTGGTGAGTACGACGCCACTTTTCGATGATCAGGGAAAGCTGGTCGGCTCCACGCATGTCGCACGCGACATCACCGAGCGCAAGCAGGCCGAACGGGCGCTGCGCGAGAGCGAGGAACGGTTGAAACGGTCAGAGGAACTCGCCCACCTCGGTAGCTGGGAACTGGACATCGTCACTAATACTCTTATCTGGTCTGACGAGGTCTACCGGATTTTCGGACTGCAGCCTCAGGAATTCGGCGCGACTTATGAAGAGTTCCTCCAGGCCGTGCATCCCGATGACCGCGCGGCAGTGGATGAAGCCTACTCCAGTTCACTGCGGGAGTCAAGAGATACCTACGAGGTTGACCACAGGATTATAAGAAAATACAGCGGAGAAATACGCTATGTCTCTGAAAAATGCGAGCATACCAGGGATGAAAGCGGCAAAATCATCCGGTCTATCGGCATGGTGCATGACATCACCGAGCGCAAGCTGGCTGAAGAAGAAGTAAGGAAGCGTACCGCCGAACTCGAAGCATCCAACAGAGAACTGGAGGCTTTCTCCTACTCAGTTTCACATGACCTGAGAGCACCCTTAAGGAGCATGGAAGGCTTCAGCAATGCCCTCCTTGAGGACTACGCTGACAAGCTGGATGACCGGGGCAGGCAGTACCTGAAGTACGTACAGGAATCGAGTGACCTTATGGCGCAGCTGATTGACGACCTGCTCAAGCTGTCCAGGGTGACGCGGAGCGATATGAATTACGAAAGGGTGAAGCTGAGCGAGATGGCGCAAAAAGTCCTGGCACAACTCGAAAAGAGCGAACCTGACCGGGAGATGATACTGAACATCGCGCCTGATATCACGGCCTACGGTGACCGCAACCTGTTGCGCCTGGTACTGGAAAACCTGCTGGGCAACGCCTGGAAATTCAGCGGCAAGGTCTCTTCACCCTGCATTGAAATGGGCACTACGGAGCAGAACGGCAAGCGGGCCTATTTCATTCGCGATAACGGGGTCGGGTTTGATATGGAATATGCTGACAAACTCTTCAAACCGTTCCAGCGTCTGCACAAATCAACCGAGTTTGCCGGAACCGGAATAGGACTGGCAACGGTACAGCGCATTATAAACCGCCACGGCGGCAAGGTCTGGGCGGACAGCAAGGTGGGGGAAGGAACCACGTTTTACTTCACACTGGGCTAG